One genomic region from Leptospira tipperaryensis encodes:
- a CDS encoding phytanoyl-CoA dioxygenase family protein — MSYREEFAKNGYFLFENFFSKDELSIVSKIVLDADRRWREIYDFSENVNSAYLTGEKFLPDVQDRERLFGFISDHRLVAIADALIKSKVFFLNTQLFYNPKSASKKPYWHRDVQYLGVEEEKQKSIIRKDIVLHFRIPFDDDPGLEFIPGSHLRWDTELERNTRLELEERRNFDALPNSVRIPHKPGDLLVFSAHLIHKGVYGLKRSSFDILYTSFPSSSKEVQRTGHFPNSDSAFLENPIFETSVLSMDIEPTLCE; from the coding sequence GTGTCTTATCGGGAGGAATTTGCAAAAAACGGTTATTTTCTTTTTGAGAATTTCTTTTCCAAGGACGAGCTTTCAATCGTTTCAAAGATCGTACTCGATGCCGATCGACGTTGGCGCGAAATATACGACTTCTCTGAAAACGTAAACAGCGCTTATTTGACGGGCGAAAAGTTCTTACCCGATGTTCAGGACCGAGAACGATTGTTCGGGTTTATTTCCGATCATAGGCTTGTTGCCATTGCGGACGCTTTAATAAAATCAAAAGTATTCTTTTTGAATACTCAGCTTTTTTATAATCCAAAATCCGCTTCTAAAAAACCGTATTGGCATCGCGACGTTCAATACTTGGGCGTTGAAGAAGAGAAGCAGAAGAGTATCATCCGAAAAGATATCGTATTACATTTTAGAATTCCGTTCGATGACGATCCGGGACTTGAATTCATTCCGGGTTCTCATCTCAGATGGGATACGGAGTTGGAGAGAAATACGAGATTGGAATTAGAGGAGAGAAGGAATTTCGACGCACTACCGAATTCGGTAAGAATTCCACATAAGCCCGGCGATCTGCTCGTTTTCTCCGCGCATCTGATTCACAAGGGAGTTTACGGCCTGAAACGAAGTTCATTCGATATTCTTTATACGTCTTTTCCGAGTTCAAGCAAGGAAGTGCAAAGAACGGGACATTTTCCAAACTCAGATTCCGCATTTTTGGAGAATCCGATTTTTGAGACGAGCGTTTTGTCTATGGATATCGAACCGACTTTGTGCGAGTGA